A region from the Xenopus laevis strain J_2021 chromosome 4S, Xenopus_laevis_v10.1, whole genome shotgun sequence genome encodes:
- the LOC108715068 gene encoding uncharacterized protein C11orf96 homolog produces the protein MMSGSPPEEQLCSFQEALRQSLFLEEEFPQPPTFRGALRWPRNGKLRAQPLSFEEIREVEEEGVSPTEEEKARRSFLQSLESMRRNFHLHREKLAMSKLSLDSSDSDSTPS, from the coding sequence ATGATGTCTGGGAGTCCGCCTGAGGAGCAGCTTTGCAGTTTCCAGGAGGCCCTGCGGCAGAGCCTGTTCCTGGAGGAGGAATTCCCACAGCCTCCAACATTCCGGGGAGCTCTAAGGTGGCCAAGGAATGGAAAGCTCAGGGCTCAGCCTCTGTCCTTTGAGGAGATCAGGGAGGTGGAAGAAGAAGGGGTCTCCCCCACCGAAGAGGAAAAGGCCAGGAGATCCTTCCTACAGTCTCTGGAGTCCATGAGAAGGAATTTCCACCTGCACAGAGAGAAGCTGGCAATGTCCAAACTCAGCCTGGACTCTAGTGACTCTGACTCGACTCCCAGCTGA
- the LOC108715069 gene encoding uncharacterized protein C11orf96 homolog — translation MSVSQAEDQLCSYEEAIRQSVYLEEDFSQASSSKGPLRRLRHSRLRTQPLSFEEIREVEEEGVSPSEEEKAKKSFQQSLESLRRNSYHMYLRREKLVGSRHSLDSVL, via the coding sequence ATGTCTGTCTCTCAGGCTGAGGATCAGCTGTGCAGCTACGAGGAGGCCATTCGCCAGAGTGTCTACCTGGAGGAAGACTTCTCCCAGGCTTCCTCGTCCAAAGGTCCTCTAAGGAGGCTGAGGCACAGCCGGCTCAGGACCCAGCCTCTGTCCTTCGAGGAGATCCGAGAGGTGGAAGAGGAAGGGGTCTCCCCCAGTGAGGAGGAGAAGGCAAAGAAATCCTTCCAGCAATCTCTGGAATCCCTCCGGAGAAACTCCTATCACATGTACCTGCGGAGAGAGAAGCTGGTGGGCTCCAGACACAGCCTGGACTCTGTGCTATGA